In Agromyces sp. G08B096, a genomic segment contains:
- the ilvC gene encoding ketol-acid reductoisomerase has product MAEIYYDKDADLSLIQGKKVAVIGYGSQGHAHAQNLRDSGVEVVIGLKEGSKSTAKAEEAGFEVKSVADAAAGADVIVILAPDQYQRHIYAESIKDNLAEGKTLVFGHGFNIRFGYIEAPEGVDVIMVAPKGPGHTVRREYEAGRGVPVIVAVEKDASGQAWPLALSYAKAIGGLRAGGIKTTFTEETETDLFGEQAVLCGGVSQLIQYGFETLTEAGYQPQVAYFEVLHELKLIVDLMWEGGIAKQRWSVSDTAEYGDYVSGPRVIDPHVKENMKAVLADIQDGTFAKRFIADQDNGQQEFLELRAKGEAHPIEATGRELRKLFAWNASNDDDYVDGEVAR; this is encoded by the coding sequence ATGGCTGAGATCTACTACGACAAGGACGCCGACCTCTCGCTCATCCAGGGCAAGAAGGTCGCCGTCATCGGCTACGGCTCGCAGGGCCACGCGCACGCGCAGAACCTCCGCGACTCGGGCGTCGAGGTCGTCATCGGCCTCAAGGAGGGCTCGAAGTCGACGGCGAAGGCCGAGGAGGCCGGCTTCGAGGTGAAGTCCGTGGCCGACGCCGCGGCCGGCGCCGACGTCATCGTGATCCTCGCGCCCGACCAGTACCAGCGCCACATCTACGCCGAGTCCATCAAGGACAACCTCGCCGAGGGCAAGACCCTCGTCTTCGGTCACGGCTTCAACATCCGCTTCGGCTACATCGAGGCCCCCGAGGGCGTCGACGTGATCATGGTCGCCCCGAAGGGCCCGGGCCACACCGTGCGCCGCGAGTACGAGGCCGGACGCGGCGTGCCCGTCATCGTCGCCGTCGAGAAGGATGCCTCGGGCCAGGCGTGGCCGCTCGCGCTGAGCTACGCCAAGGCCATCGGCGGCCTCCGTGCCGGCGGCATCAAGACCACGTTCACCGAGGAGACCGAGACCGATCTCTTCGGAGAGCAGGCGGTGCTCTGCGGCGGCGTGTCGCAGCTCATCCAGTACGGCTTCGAGACCCTCACCGAGGCCGGCTACCAGCCGCAGGTGGCGTACTTCGAGGTGCTGCACGAGCTGAAGCTCATCGTCGACCTCATGTGGGAGGGCGGCATCGCCAAGCAGCGCTGGTCGGTCTCCGACACGGCCGAGTACGGCGACTACGTCTCGGGCCCGCGCGTGATCGACCCGCACGTCAAGGAGAACATGAAGGCGGTCCTCGCCGACATCCAGGACGGCACGTTCGCCAAGCGCTTCATCGCCGACCAGGACAACGGCCAGCAGGAGTTCCTCGAGCTCCGCGCGAAGGGCGAGGCGCACCCGATCGAGGCGACCGGCCGCGAGCTCCGCAAGCTGTTCGCCTGGAACGCGTCGAACGACGACGACTACGTCGACGGCGAGGTCGCGCGCTAA
- a CDS encoding DNA polymerase III subunit gamma/tau: MTRDPDDDALRWEGDDDPTLAPGWKRVGAAADGSASRAGSTSDPGDADVADSAATGEGEEADRDTTGETAQRADASRQTGSVELVVLGVLGGVYLLYTIGWLLTAIRATPPGFSVLGDVMYELGLWFAVAAPLLWFGLVFLLVRRATLRLVWLAVGAVVLVPLAFVVGVTA; the protein is encoded by the coding sequence ATGACCCGCGACCCCGACGACGACGCGCTCCGCTGGGAGGGCGACGACGATCCCACGCTGGCGCCCGGCTGGAAGCGCGTCGGCGCCGCCGCCGACGGCTCCGCCTCACGGGCCGGATCGACCTCCGACCCGGGCGACGCCGATGTCGCCGATTCCGCTGCCACAGGCGAGGGCGAGGAGGCGGATCGGGACACGACCGGGGAGACCGCTCAGCGGGCGGATGCCTCGCGCCAGACCGGCTCGGTCGAGCTGGTCGTCCTCGGGGTCCTCGGCGGCGTCTACCTGCTGTACACGATCGGGTGGCTGCTGACCGCGATCCGGGCGACGCCGCCCGGCTTCAGCGTGCTGGGCGACGTCATGTACGAACTCGGTCTCTGGTTCGCCGTCGCCGCCCCGCTCCTGTGGTTCGGGCTGGTCTTCCTGCTGGTGCGCCGGGCGACGCTCCGGCTCGTGTGGCTCGCGGTGGGGGCGGTCGTGCTCGTCCCGCTCGCCTTCGTGGTGGGGGTGACCGCATGA
- the serA gene encoding phosphoglycerate dehydrogenase: protein MSKPVVLIAEELSPATVDALGPDFEIRTVDGTDRPALLSAISEADAILIRSATQVDAEAIAAAPKLKVVARAGVGLDNVDVKAATTAGVMVVNAPTSNIISAAELTIGHILSLARHIPAGHASLSAGEWKRSAYTGTELYEKTVGIIGLGRIGALITARLQAFGMEVIAYDPYITAARAQQLGVQTVSLDELLERSDFVTIHMPRTPETLGMIGAEQLAKMKPTAYVVNVARGGLIDEQALHDALVAGTIAGAGLDVFVSEPPKESPLLGLPNILVTPHLGASTDDAQEKAGVSVAKSVRLALAGELVPDAVNVAGGVIDPYVRPGIPLVEKLGQLFSGLAHGALTSLDIEVRGELVDYDVSVLKLAALKGVFTNVVSETVSYVNAPLLAEQRGVQVRLIAEGESPEYRNVITLRGALSDGRQVSVSGTLTGTKQVEKLVGINDYDVEVPIAKHHIVMLYTDRPGIVAVYGGEFGDAGINIAGMQIARREAGGQALSVLTVDSPVPAEVLERVRAAIDATALVEIDITED from the coding sequence GTGTCAAAGCCGGTCGTGCTGATCGCCGAAGAACTCTCGCCCGCCACCGTCGACGCCCTCGGGCCCGACTTCGAGATCCGCACGGTCGACGGCACCGACCGTCCGGCGCTGCTGTCGGCGATCTCCGAAGCCGATGCCATCCTCATCCGGTCCGCGACGCAGGTCGACGCGGAGGCCATCGCGGCCGCGCCGAAGCTGAAGGTGGTCGCGCGTGCCGGTGTCGGGCTCGACAACGTCGACGTGAAGGCGGCGACGACCGCCGGCGTGATGGTCGTGAACGCGCCGACCTCGAACATCATCTCCGCGGCGGAGCTCACCATCGGGCACATCCTGAGCCTCGCCCGGCACATCCCGGCGGGCCACGCCTCGCTCAGCGCGGGGGAGTGGAAGCGTTCGGCGTACACCGGCACCGAGCTCTACGAGAAGACGGTCGGCATCATCGGCCTCGGCCGCATCGGCGCGCTGATCACCGCGCGCCTCCAGGCGTTCGGCATGGAGGTCATCGCGTACGACCCGTACATCACGGCGGCGCGCGCGCAGCAGCTCGGCGTGCAGACGGTCTCGCTCGACGAGCTGCTCGAGCGCAGCGACTTCGTCACGATCCACATGCCGCGCACACCCGAGACCCTCGGCATGATCGGCGCGGAGCAGCTCGCGAAGATGAAGCCGACCGCGTACGTCGTGAACGTGGCGCGCGGCGGCCTCATCGACGAGCAGGCCCTGCACGATGCCCTCGTCGCGGGCACCATCGCGGGCGCCGGGCTCGACGTGTTCGTGAGCGAGCCGCCGAAGGAGTCGCCGCTGCTCGGCCTGCCGAACATCCTCGTGACGCCGCACCTCGGCGCGTCCACCGACGACGCGCAGGAGAAGGCGGGCGTGTCGGTCGCCAAGTCGGTGCGCCTCGCCCTGGCTGGCGAGCTCGTACCCGACGCGGTGAACGTCGCCGGCGGCGTCATCGACCCGTACGTCCGCCCCGGCATCCCGCTCGTGGAGAAGCTCGGCCAGCTCTTCTCCGGGCTCGCGCACGGCGCGCTCACGAGCCTCGACATCGAGGTGCGCGGCGAGCTCGTCGACTACGACGTGAGCGTGCTGAAGCTCGCGGCGCTGAAGGGCGTGTTCACCAACGTCGTCTCCGAGACCGTCTCGTACGTCAACGCGCCCCTGCTCGCCGAGCAGCGGGGCGTGCAGGTGCGTCTCATCGCCGAGGGCGAGAGCCCCGAGTACCGCAACGTGATCACGCTCCGCGGCGCGCTCTCCGACGGGCGGCAGGTCTCGGTGTCGGGTACCCTCACCGGCACCAAGCAGGTCGAGAAGCTCGTCGGCATCAACGACTACGACGTCGAGGTGCCGATCGCGAAGCATCACATCGTGATGCTGTACACCGACCGTCCGGGCATCGTCGCCGTGTACGGCGGCGAGTTCGGCGACGCGGGCATCAACATCGCCGGCATGCAGATCGCTCGTCGCGAGGCGGGCGGCCAGGCGCTCAGCGTGCTGACCGTCGACTCGCCGGTACCCGCCGAGGTGCTCGAGCGGGTGCGGGCGGCGATCGATGCGACCGCCCTCGTCGAGATCGACATCACCGAGGACTGA
- the ilvN gene encoding acetolactate synthase small subunit, with the protein MSTHVLSLLVEDKPGLLTRVAGLFARRGFNIESLAVGHTEIEGLSRITVVVDVEELPLEQVTKQLNKLVNVIKIVELDPAQSVQREHLLIKVRVDNTTRSQVLEAVNLFRARVVDVATDALVIEVTGDSGKTQALLRVLEPYGIKEIAQSGLLAIGRGGKSITERVFRS; encoded by the coding sequence ATGTCGACCCACGTGCTCTCCCTCCTCGTCGAGGACAAGCCCGGCCTGCTGACCCGCGTCGCGGGCCTGTTCGCCCGCCGCGGGTTCAACATCGAGTCCCTCGCGGTCGGTCACACCGAGATCGAGGGTCTGTCCCGCATCACGGTCGTCGTCGATGTGGAGGAGCTCCCGCTCGAGCAGGTCACGAAGCAGCTGAACAAGCTCGTGAACGTGATCAAGATCGTCGAGCTCGACCCCGCGCAGTCGGTGCAGCGCGAGCACCTGCTGATCAAGGTGCGCGTCGACAACACCACGCGCTCGCAGGTGCTCGAGGCCGTGAACCTCTTCCGTGCCCGCGTGGTCGACGTCGCGACCGACGCGCTCGTGATCGAGGTCACGGGCGATTCCGGCAAGACCCAGGCGCTGCTGCGCGTGCTCGAGCCCTACGGCATCAAGGAGATCGCCCAGTCGGGCCTCCTCGCGATCGGCCGCGGCGGCAAGTCGATCACCGAGCGCGTCTTCCGAAGCTGA
- a CDS encoding copper homeostasis protein CutC, translating into MTRAPLPVEIAVQDAAGVRIALEAGAARIELCQALGLGGLTPSAGLIEAAVDQAQQAAAERFVHVLVRPRGGGFVYDEEERSVIERDIRAARALGAHGVVVGALTERGELDADAIARFVEAADGIDVTVHRVVDAAADPAAAVRAAQAAGARRVLTSGGAQDCRAGLDRLAEFVEETTDLEIMAGGGVRIADIAELISAGVHAVHLSARGTTSRGGASGPGGGVDGFDITDPGLVRAAVAAAAATPRGGATGR; encoded by the coding sequence ATGACCCGAGCGCCCCTGCCCGTCGAGATCGCCGTACAGGATGCCGCGGGCGTCCGCATCGCCCTCGAGGCAGGTGCCGCCCGCATCGAACTCTGTCAGGCGCTCGGCCTCGGCGGGCTGACGCCCTCCGCCGGCCTGATCGAGGCGGCCGTCGACCAGGCCCAGCAGGCCGCGGCTGAGCGATTCGTCCACGTCCTCGTCCGCCCGCGCGGCGGCGGGTTCGTGTACGACGAGGAGGAGCGGTCCGTCATCGAGCGGGACATCCGTGCGGCGCGCGCGCTCGGCGCGCACGGCGTGGTCGTCGGCGCCCTCACCGAGCGCGGTGAGCTCGACGCCGACGCCATCGCGCGCTTCGTCGAGGCCGCCGACGGGATCGACGTCACCGTGCACCGCGTGGTGGACGCTGCGGCCGACCCGGCGGCCGCCGTGCGGGCGGCGCAGGCCGCCGGCGCCCGCCGGGTGCTGACCTCCGGCGGTGCGCAGGATTGCCGCGCGGGACTCGACCGGCTGGCCGAGTTCGTCGAGGAGACGACCGACCTCGAGATCATGGCGGGCGGCGGCGTGCGGATCGCGGACATCGCCGAGCTGATCTCCGCCGGCGTCCACGCGGTGCACCTCTCCGCGCGCGGCACCACGAGCCGCGGCGGCGCGAGCGGGCCGGGCGGCGGCGTCGACGGGTTCGATATCACCGACCCCGGGCTCGTCCGTGCGGCCGTCGCGGCGGCCGCCGCAACGCCACGTGGCGGGGCCACCGGTCGATAG
- a CDS encoding acetolactate synthase large subunit, with the protein MSTESSPVPSPANVPSSAPELITGAEAVVRSLELLGITDVFGLPGGAILPVYDPLLDSRRLRHILVRHEQGAGHAAEGYASSSGKLGVAIATSGPGATNLVTAIADAHMDSVPLLAITGQVFSNLMGTDAFQEADIVGITMPVTKHSFLVKDPADIPATIAAAVHIATTGRPGPVLVDITKDAQQATFPFQWPPKVDLPGYRPITKAHGKQVAAAAQLIAEAKRPVLYVGGGVIRSGASDELRTLAEATNAPVVTTLMARGAFPDSHPQHLGMPGMHGTVPAVLALQESDLLVVLGARFDDRVTGKASLFAPNAKVVHVDIDPAEISKIRTADVPIVGDLKDVLVDLVAAYRSATAETTPDLEEWWATLDGLRTEYPLGYAPTSDGLLAPQYVIERIGELTGPEGVYAAGVGQHQMWAAQFIKYERPNSWLNSGGAGTMGYAVPAAMGAKVAQPDRVVWAIDGDGCFQMTNQELATCALNDIPIKVAIINNSSLGMVRQWQTLFYDGRYSNTDLNTGHDSVRIPDFVKLAEAYGALGIRVTKPGEVDDAIKLALETNDRPVVIDFVVSADAMVWPMVPQGVSNSYIQYARDHAPAFSEED; encoded by the coding sequence ATGTCCACGGAATCATCACCCGTGCCATCGCCCGCGAACGTGCCCTCGAGCGCGCCCGAGCTGATCACGGGAGCCGAGGCGGTCGTCCGCTCGCTCGAGCTGCTCGGCATCACCGACGTGTTCGGTCTGCCGGGCGGGGCGATCCTGCCCGTCTACGACCCGCTCCTCGACAGCCGCCGGCTCCGGCACATCCTCGTCCGGCACGAGCAGGGCGCCGGCCACGCGGCCGAGGGCTACGCCTCGTCCAGCGGCAAGCTCGGCGTCGCGATCGCGACCTCCGGCCCGGGGGCGACGAACCTCGTCACCGCGATCGCCGACGCCCACATGGACTCGGTGCCCCTCCTCGCGATCACCGGTCAGGTGTTCTCGAACCTCATGGGCACCGACGCCTTCCAGGAGGCCGACATCGTGGGCATCACGATGCCGGTCACCAAGCACAGCTTCCTCGTGAAGGATCCCGCCGACATCCCCGCGACCATCGCGGCCGCCGTGCACATCGCGACGACCGGCCGCCCCGGCCCGGTGCTCGTCGACATCACGAAGGACGCCCAGCAGGCGACGTTCCCGTTCCAGTGGCCGCCGAAGGTCGACCTGCCGGGCTACCGGCCGATCACGAAGGCCCACGGCAAGCAGGTCGCTGCCGCGGCGCAGCTGATCGCGGAGGCCAAGCGCCCCGTGCTCTACGTCGGCGGCGGAGTCATCCGCTCCGGGGCATCCGATGAACTGCGCACCCTCGCGGAGGCGACGAACGCGCCCGTGGTGACGACGCTCATGGCTCGCGGCGCGTTCCCCGACTCGCACCCGCAGCACCTCGGCATGCCGGGCATGCACGGCACCGTGCCCGCGGTGCTCGCGCTGCAGGAGTCCGACCTGCTCGTCGTGCTCGGCGCGCGCTTCGACGACCGCGTCACGGGCAAGGCGTCGCTCTTCGCGCCGAACGCGAAGGTCGTGCACGTCGACATCGACCCGGCCGAGATCTCGAAGATCCGCACCGCCGACGTGCCGATCGTGGGCGACCTGAAAGACGTGCTCGTCGACCTCGTCGCCGCGTACCGGTCGGCGACCGCCGAGACGACGCCCGACCTCGAGGAGTGGTGGGCGACGCTCGACGGGCTCCGCACGGAGTACCCGCTCGGGTACGCGCCGACCTCCGACGGCCTGCTCGCGCCCCAGTACGTGATCGAGCGCATCGGCGAGCTCACCGGACCCGAGGGCGTGTACGCCGCAGGCGTCGGTCAGCACCAGATGTGGGCCGCGCAGTTCATCAAGTACGAGCGACCGAACTCGTGGCTGAACTCCGGCGGCGCCGGCACCATGGGCTACGCCGTGCCCGCGGCGATGGGGGCGAAGGTCGCCCAGCCCGACCGCGTGGTGTGGGCGATCGACGGCGACGGCTGCTTCCAGATGACGAACCAGGAGCTCGCCACCTGCGCCCTGAACGACATCCCGATCAAGGTCGCGATCATCAACAACTCCTCGCTCGGCATGGTGCGCCAGTGGCAGACCCTGTTCTACGACGGCCGGTACTCCAACACCGACCTGAACACCGGCCACGACTCGGTCCGCATCCCCGACTTCGTGAAGCTCGCCGAGGCGTACGGCGCGCTCGGCATCCGCGTGACGAAGCCCGGAGAGGTCGACGACGCAATCAAGCTCGCGCTCGAGACCAACGACCGCCCGGTCGTGATCGACTTCGTCGTCTCGGCCGACGCGATGGTGTGGCCGATGGTGCCGCAGGGCGTGTCGAACAGCTACATCCAGTACGCGCGCGACCACGCGCCCGCGTTCAGCGAGGAGGACTGA